A DNA window from Gigantopelta aegis isolate Gae_Host chromosome 4, Gae_host_genome, whole genome shotgun sequence contains the following coding sequences:
- the LOC121370951 gene encoding leucine-rich repeat-containing protein 57-like codes for MGNSNIKQHIETAQKTGACQLSKVGFKEFPEELLQLTGNLRTLDLSENKIQILPPMIGSYSQLKHLHLGHNKIGFVPEEIGRLKKLETLNLEYNRLSSLPSSMRNLTNLRNLNLCGNQIRAFPVHLSGLKHLEYIDVSRNSITEIPEGVRGLQAIEINLNQNQVSRLSEGLVECPRLKVLRLEENCLEISAFTPSIMKHSSVALFAIEGNVFDMKAFHNLEGYEEYMERYTATKKKFN; via the exons ATGGGAAATTCTAACATAAAACAACACATAGAAACAGCCCAAAAGACTGGGGCATGTCAATTAAGCAAAGTTGGATTCAAAGAG TTTCCGGAGGAGTTGCTACAGTTGACTGGCAACTTGCGGACGCTGGATCTTTCAGAAAACAAGATACAGATACTTCCACCCATGATTGGCAGTTACAGCCAGCTCAAACATCTGCATCTTGGACATAACAAAATTG GGTTTGTTCCTGAAGAAATTGGAAGACTAAAGAAACTTGAAACACTGAACCTAGAATATAACCGTCTGTCGAGTTTGCCATCATCTATGCGTAATCTCACAAACTTAAGAAATTTAAATCTTTGTGGAAATCAAATCAGAGCATTTCCTGTGCATCTCAGTGGTTTAAAACACTTGGAATACATTGATGTGTCCAGAAACTCAATAACAGAAATTCCAGAAGGAGTACGAGGCTTGCAAGCCATAGAAATTAATCTCAATCAAAATCAG GTTTCACGGTTATCTGAAGGACTGGTAGAATGTCCTAGATTAAAGGTGCTAAGACTGGAGGAGAACTGTCTAGAAATCTCGGCATTTACTCCATCAATTATGAAACATTCGTCAGTCGCTCTGTTTGCCATTGAAGGAAATGTGTTTGACATGAAAGCCTTTCATAACTTAGAGGGATATGAGgag taCATGGAGAGATACACAGCCACAAAAAAGAAGTTCAACTGA
- the LOC121370953 gene encoding cancer-related nucleoside-triphosphatase-like codes for MAQSAQNVARHVILTGPPGIGKTTLIHKVCGSLKEASIPTQGFYTEEVRAGGKRTGFDVVTLDGQRAPLARVGSDTSHGGREYRVGQYSVELKSFEQTALPVLSLKKMESGHYPVFVIDEVGKMEMFSKSFIQAVGKTLSAAKTTVLATIPIPKGRPIPFVEEIRARKDAVVFTVSRENRDALLAEVFQAVKDSYKTFGS; via the exons ATGGCGCAGTCGGCACAAAATGTGGCTCGTCACGTAATACTAACAGGTCCACCTG gaatTGGAAAGACAACTCTTATCCATAAAGTATGTGGATCTTTGAAAGAGGCCAGCATTCCAACTCAGGGTTTCTATACAGAAGAGGTTAGGGCTGGTGGAAAGAGAACAGGATTTGATGTCGTCACACTGGATGGCCAGCGGGCACCATTAGCTAGAGTGGG TTCTGATACAAGTCATGGAGGCCGAGAGTACAGAGTTGGTCAGTATTCAGTGGAACTCAAGTCATTTGAACAGACAGCTTTACCAGTGCTCAGTTTGAAG AAGATGGAGTCAGGACACTACCCTGTCTTTGTGATTGACGAGGTAGGGAAGATGGAGATGTTCAGTAAGAGTTTCATCCAGGCTGTTGGCAAAACACTTAGTGCAGCTAAAACGACAGTCCTGGCAACAATCCCTATACCAAAAGGCAGACCCATACCATTTGTTGAAGAAATCCGAGCAAGAAAAGATGCTGTGGTGTTTACA GTTTCCAGAGAGAACCGAGATGCCTTATTGGCAGAAGTGTTTCAGGCAGTTAAAGATTCCTATAAGACTTTTGGATCTTAA